From Orcinus orca chromosome 3, mOrcOrc1.1, whole genome shotgun sequence, a single genomic window includes:
- the SMIM15 gene encoding small integral membrane protein 15 isoform X1, translating into MAQPETGPSTSSGRIQARAGLWAGRESRGFRLPASGLEVSWELGVRTHSLGRAVGEAGGGRSRSFAPVPGGGGHGADGPSI; encoded by the exons ATGGCGCAGCCGGAAACTGGCCCCTCGACTTCCTCAGGCCGGATCCAGGCAAGGGCCGGCCTGTGGGCGGGTCGGGAGAGCCGCGGCTTCCGCCTTCCTGCTTCCGGCCTGGAGGTTAGTTGGGAGTTGGGGGTCCGAACCCACAGTCTCGGGCGAGCTGTAGGGGAGGCCGGTGGTGGCCGCAGCCGCAGTTTTGCCCCCGTGCCCGGCGGAGGCGGCCACGGCGCCGACGGCCCAAG TATATAG
- the SMIM15 gene encoding small integral membrane protein 15 isoform X2: MFDIKAWAEYVVEWAAKDPYGFLTTVILALTPLFLASAVLSWKLAKMIEAREKEQKKKQKRQENIAKAKRLKKD; the protein is encoded by the coding sequence ATGTTTGATATAAAGGCTTGGGCTGAGTATGTTGTGGAATGGGCTGCAAAGGACCCATATGGCTTCCTTACAACAGTTATTCTGGCCCTAACTCCATTGTTTCTAGCAAGTGCTGTACTGTCTTGGAAATTGGCCAAGATGATCGAGGCCAGAGAAAAggagcaaaagaagaaacaaaaacgtcaagaaaatattgcaaaagcTAAACGACTAAAAAAGGATTGA